Proteins encoded together in one Capricornis sumatraensis isolate serow.1 chromosome 3, serow.2, whole genome shotgun sequence window:
- the LOC138076801 gene encoding large ribosomal subunit protein eL42-like, with protein MVNVPKTHQTFCKKCGKHQPHRVTQYKKGKDSLCAQGNWRYDRKQSGHGGQTKPIFWKKAKTTKKIVLSLECIEPNCRLKSMLAIKRCKNFELGSDKKRKGQVI; from the coding sequence ATGGTGAACGTTCCAAAAACCCACCAGACTTTCTGTAAGAAGTGTGGGAAGCACCAGCCCCACAGAGTGACACAGTACAAGAAGGGCAAGGATTCTCTGTGTGCCCAGGGAAACTGGCGTTATGACAGGAAGCAGAGTGGGCATGGTGGGCAGACTAAGCCGATTTTCTGGAAAAAGGCTAAAACTACAAAGAAGATTGTACTGAGTCTTGAATGCATTGAGCCCAACTGCAGATTGAAGAGCATGCTGGCTATTAAGAGATGCAAGAATTTTGAGCTGGGAAGTGATAAAAAGAGAAAGGGCCAAGTGATCTAG